A stretch of DNA from Acetonema longum DSM 6540:
GCGTTTGACGATCTGATTCAATTGCCGGGCGTAGGCCGTAAGACCGCCAATGTGCTGTTAAGTCAATTGTTCGGGCAGCCGGCCCTGGCGGTTGATACCCACGTGTTCCGGGTCGCTAACCGTTTGGGTTTGGCTAAAGGAGACACGCCGTTAGCAGTGGAACAAGGACTAATGAAAGCCATTCCCAAAGAAAAGTGGGGCCAAGCCCATCATTGGCTGATCTGGCATGGCCGCAAAGTTTGTAAAGCCCGCCAGCCTCTGTGCGGGCAATGCATCCTGGCCGAACTGTGTCCTTCACGGCAATAGATCTGCTGCCTGCTCCGGATGTGTCGCCAGGGATGGGCATTAGCCAATGGCGAGAGTGGTTCCCGGTATCATGATTTCCACAGGGATGGAGAAACGCTGTTCGACCTTTTCTTTGAATGCATCCGGTGACTGAGCAATGAGAGGCCAGGTATTATAATGCATGGGAATGACTTTCCGGGCTTGAGCATGCCCACGGCCTCAACGGCGTCGTCCGGCCCCATGGTATAGTTGTCGCCAATGGGCAGCAGGGCATAATCAATGGATTCCAGCCGTCCCAGCAAGGCCATATCGCCGAACAGCCCGGTATCGCCGGCGAAATAGAAGGTTTTCCCATGAAATTTCACAATGAAACCGCAGGCATGACCTCCCGGTACCCCGGCGCCATGAAAGGCTAAAGTCAGGCGGACATAACCGAACTCAAAGGCATGCTTGCCACCCAGATGCATGGCGTGGGTGGCGCAGCCCTGCTCACTGCAAAGATGGGCAATTTCGGCGGTGGATATGACAGTGGCCCCATTACTTTTAGCGATGGTTACTGTATCACCCAGGTGATCGGAGTGCCCGTGGGAGACCAAGACATAATTGCAATGAATATCGTCCGGCTGGGCGATTTGAAACGGATTGTCGCTTAAAAACGGGTCAAATATCAGAGAAACATGATCTCGCGTCAATTGAAAGCAAGCATGGCCGAGAAAACGCAATTGCATGGAAATTACCTCCTTGTCCCAAGTCAGGGACGGTTATATTTTGGCTCCTGTCACTCATACTATTCGTTGTTTTCAATATCTTTCCTTTTTCCCGGAAGGGTCAGCAGACAGTATAAAGTCATCTGGAGAGGGATGATGCTGTGAGAGATGGTTTTAACCGCAACATTGAATATATTAGGGTCTCGGTGACGGATCGCTGTAATTTCCGCTGCTTATATTGCATGCCTGCTGCCGGTGTGAGGCTGCTGGAACATGCCGATATTCTGACCTATGAAGAAATCCTGCGCCTGCTCAGTCTGTTGGGGCGGGCCGGCTTCCGGCGGGTGAGGCTGACCGGCGGTGAACCGCTGATCCGTAAAGGATTTGCGGATTTCGTCAGAGAAGTGGCTGCTCTAAGATACTTTGAGGATATTGCAGTCACTACCAATGGCAGCCTGTTGGCTGAGATGGCCTTTCCGTTAAAAGCTGCCGGACTTAAACGGGTGAATATCAGTCTGGATACTGTAAATGTCAATCGTTTTAGTCATATCACCGGCGGCGGAAAACTGTCCCGGGTTATCGAGGGAGTGGAAGCCGCTTTGTTGGCCGGACTCTCTCCGGTGAAGCTGAATGTGGTCCTGACGGATATCTTACAGCAAAGTGATATTTCCTATTTTGTCGATCTGGTGCAGACGTCGCCGGTTTCAGTTCGGTTTATCGAATATATGCCCATCAGTCAGTGTGATGTCTCCGCCGGTATGAGTATTCCGGCTCTCAAACAGACTATTGAAACCCTGGGCGGCCTGCTGACGCCGACATCTATGAGTTACGCTAACGGGCCGGCTAAATATTTCCGCCTGTCCGGCAGCAAGGGAACCTTTGGCTTTATTACTCCCATCAGTGAACATTTCTGCGGTTCCTGTAACCGTGTCCGGCTGACAGCTGACGGCAAGATCAAACCCTGTCTGCTGTCCAACCAGGAATACGATATCAAAACCGCCCTAAGAGGCGAGATCAGTGATAAAAATTTGCTGCGGCTTTTAGAGAGGGCCATTACCGCCAAACCGGCCGGGCATGATCTGGTGGACCGAATGAATGCCCCTGGTTTTTGCCGCAACATGTCTCAAATTGGAGGGTAACGGATGGAACTGACTCATTTTGATCAGTCTGGCAAGGCCCGCATGGTAGATGTTACTGAAAAAAATGAAACCAAACGAGTGGCGGTTGCCACAGGCCGCATCGTCATGCAGCCCGAGACTCTGGCCCTGATCCGGCGCGGCGAAATGGGCAAGGGCGATGTGCTGGGGGTAGCCCAGGTGGCGGGAGTTATGGGGGCCAAGAAGACATGGGAATTGATTCCCATGTGTCATCCGCTGCTATTAACCGGTGTGAAGCTTGACTATACGCTGAATGATACGGAAAACAGCATTACTGTCCAAGCGACTGTCTCCACCACCGGTAAAACCGGCGTGGAAATGGAAGCCCTGACCGCAGTATCGGTTGCTGCCCTGACCGTTTACGACATGTGTAAGGCCGTAGATAAATCCATGACCATTGAATCCATTCAGTTGCTCCACAAGAGCGGCGGCAAAAGCGGGATCTATTCGAGAGGAGATAAATAGCATGGGTAAAGGAACTGTAGTCGCGGTATGTACCAGTGTCAACAAAGGCGAACGCAAGAAAAATGTCGGTGCAGCCATGCTGTTGCCCAATCTGGGGCTGGAGGGCGATGCTCATGCCGGCTTCCAGCACCGGCAGGTCAGTCTGCTGGCTTTGAAAAGTATTGAAAAGATGCGCAACATGGGACTGGATGTGAATCCGGGGGACTTTGCCGAAAATTTGACTATCCAGGGCATGGAGCTGATCTCTCTGCCGGTCGGAACCCGGCTTCGCATCGGAAAATCCTTGCTGGAAGTCAGCCAGATCGGAAAAGAATGTCACAACCGCTGCGCTATCTACTATCAGGCCGGCGACTGTGTCATGCCCAAGGAAGGTATTTTTGCCATTGTCAGGCAGGGCGGTCCGATCAAAGTCGGCGATGAAATTGAGGTGATCGACTGATGTACAGCATCGGCATTATCACTGCCAGTGATAAGGGCTCCCGTGGCGAGCGGGAAGATGTAAGCGGCCAGGTCATCAAAGAAATACTGACTGACCTGGGTGAGGTAAAACACTATATCGTTGTACCGGATGAAAGAATGGCCCTGGAAGAACAAATGAAATTCATGGCTGACCGGATTCATATCGACCTGATCCTGACTACTGGCGGCACAGGCCTGGGACCTCGGGATGTAACCCCCGAAGCCACTCTTGCCGTCATCGACCGGCTGGTTCCCGGCATCCCCGAGGTCATGCGGGCCAAATCCCTGGAGAAAACCTCCAGGGCTATGCTGTCTAGGGCAGTAGCCGGCATAAGAGGCAGCACTCTGATCATCAACTTGCCGGGCAGTCCCAAAGGCGTGAGGGAGTGCCTGGAATTCATCCTGCCGGCATTGGATCATGGATTAGCGATTATGAAAGGGGAGGCTGGGGAATGCGCTCGGCCATAAGATCATTTTACCGGGGGATGATCATGCGTGTTTAACTGGGAAGTTTATACTCCTGCTTTTATCAGTCTCATTTTTGCCAATATGTTTTTTTGGATGAGCACCAATTTTTTCCTGCCAGTATTGCCGGTATATTATCATGGCCTAGGAATGAACGATTCCCAGGTGGGGCTGGCGATAGGAGCTTTCGCAGTAGGGGCGGTTAGTTTCCGGTTGTTTGCCGGAAAAGCGGTGGACCGCTACGGCAGTGTGCGAATTATTGCTGTCGGGATTGTTCTGTCGATTGGGGCCATTATCAGCTACCGGTTTAGCCATGGCCTGGAATCGGCTGTTCTATCGCGGTTTCTGCACGGCGTGGGTATTTCCACCTATGCCGGCGCTGCTTTGACGATGGCTTCTTTAATGCATGAAGAAAAGCATACGGCGGAAGCCGTGGCAGCATATACGCTGTTTTCCATGATCGGCGTGGGCATCGCTTCATCTACTGCTAATATATTGTATCAGGCAGGTGGAATTTTGTGGGTGATCGTGGCCGGAGTGACGGCGACCTTTATGTCGCTGTTACTATTTCCCAAAGAGGCGAAATTAAAAATAAAACCGGTTGCCGCTGACAGCCTGCCAATACGGACAGTGATTGCCAATCCGGGAATTTATGTGCCTACGGCCAGCCTGCTGGCGGTATCTCTGTGCTTTGGCACGGCCATGACCTTTCTGCCTCTGTTGATGATCAGCCGGGGCATCTACGGGCTCAGTGCTTTTTATGCGTCCTATGCCGTCGCTGTTGTTGTTTCCCGTTTCTGGGTAAAAAGCCTCTGTGACCGGCTTACGGCCCAGAGGCTGTCACTGTACATATTAGGTTTGTTCGCGGTGATCATGCTGCTGATCGAATTTTCGTCTTCACCCTGGATGCTGGTTATAGCAGGAATTGGGTTAGGTATCGGCTATGGTTTGGCCTTCCCGTCCATGGCCACGATTATCACAGCCTCCACTCAACCGGCTAATCGCGGTACAGCCTTTGGCTTCTACACCATGGCGGTAGATGTGGGGTTTGCGGCGGGGGCGATGATCATGGGCAACCTTGCGTCCCATTGGGGGTATGAGACGGTTTTTGCCGCGGCGGCGTGCTACACGCTGACCTATATGATTTTGTATCAAGTTTCATTCCGGCGGCTGCTGGCGGTTAAGGGCTAAACGGGGTCCTGCGGGGGTACATAGCAATCGGCGATTTCCCGGTAATTATTTAAATCCGCCGCGCCTTGGTCGCTCAGGGCATATACCCCTCGGGCAATTCTTTGAAACCAGAGATAATGGTTATCCCGCAAAATTCCGGCTGTTTTTTCAGTATCGGCGCCTCTTTCCTTCAGTTGTTTTATACTTAAGGGTCCGTGCTTGGCCAACAAGGCGGCAATGTGAATGGCCATTTCCCGATAAACGGTTATCAGTTTTTTTCTTCTGGTACCGCCGGGGTTTAAATCGCCATGCCGTCGGTTGAACTCAGCTAGCAGTTTCTTCCTTTGCCGGCTGTCGGTTTTTTTTCCGGACTCCCGTCCGCAGAGTTCAGGCTCCAGCCATTCTTCCACTGCGGACGTTTTGCCTCTGAAGGTGACTAACAGCATTCCGATTCCCAGCCGGCGCAAAAGGTGACAAATGCTCTTCCATTTTTTCGTCAGGATGCTTTTGCTGTTTTTGGGTACGGCGATGTAGACCAGGTCTGCGACTTTCTGCCGGAGCGCCGCCTGCAAAATCACCTCCAGATTTACTCTTACTTTCATTTCTACCACCAAGACTGTTCCCGCCTGATTTACAGCAACAACATCGCACTGGTTGACCTCGCCTTTTACCGTACAATTCCGGCTGATGAGATAGTCGCGTACCGCCGGATACAGATCTTCTTCCCGCAGGGAGAAGGTTCTCTTTTCTTTCACTGATGCACCTCGATCGTTACTATTCACGTAAATTCCCTGCCGGTGGAGGGCAGGGAATTTACGCCGTGAAATTTATTCCTAATGCCAGCAGGATTTTTTGGCTGTTTTAGCCAATTAAGTTGATAGCACATTTATTTTTGCATGGTCATTACCTTATGGTCCAGGGCAAAGGAAGTGTATAAAGGCGGGGATTTATGGGAGCAATTGGGCGATGCTGACATCAGGGACGATGAAAGTAGTGCAAATGTAGTAATAATAGGAGGCAATTATGGCTAGGGTTGTGATTGTGGATGATGCCGCTTTTATGCGGATGATGCTTAAAAACATTTTAACCCAGAACAATTTCGAGGTGATCGGCGAAGCGGATACCGGTGCCAAAGGCGTTACGCAATACCGGGACCTGCGTCCGGATATTATTACCATGGATATTACCATGCCGGATATGGATGGCATTACCGCAGTAAAGGAAATTAAAAAACTGGATGCCACAGCTAAGATTATTATGTGCAGCGCTATGGGACAGCAGGAAGTGGTTTTGGAAGCTGTCAAGGCCGGGGCGGTTGATTTTATTGTAAAGCCTTTTCAGCCGGAGCGGGTTTTGGAGTCTTTCAATCGGGCTCTTTCGAAGTGAGGGCGGAATGGCGCTGTTGCCAGTCCGGGACGAATGGCAGCTTAGCATGTTAAAAATACAGATCCCTAGTCCCCGTCTCTAATTTATCCAGTTCTCTTTTGGTCTGTTCCCGGGTTTTTTGATTCGGGATACAGGCCAATTGTTGTTTTAAAAGGGTTTTACCGACTGCCCGGGTGGCCGGGTCGGCGTAATCCAGCAGGTATTCCTTCAAAGTCAGCAGGGCATTCGGAAGACAGACATTCTGGATGTCACCGCTTTTGGCCAAGGCCATAAACCGGTCGCCGGTGCGACCCTGACGGTAGCAGGCTGTACAGAAACTAGGGATATAGCCGGTTTGACACAGCAGACGAATGATTTCATTGGGGGAGCGGCTGTCGCCGACTTCAAATTGAGCGGTATCTTCTGACGTTATCGCCTGGGATGCCTGATAGCCGCCGACACCGGTGCAGGAACCGGCACTGATTTGCGATACGCCGCAGACTAACAACTCGTCCCTGAACTCAGCATTTTCCCGGGTAGAGAGGATGAGACCGGTATAGGGAACGGCCAGCCGGATGATAGCAATGATTTTTTTAAAGGCCGCATCATCCACCAGATAAGGGAACTCATCCAGGGTGACTCCGCCAGCTGGGCGCAGCCGGGGCACGGAAATGGTATGAGGTCCTACGCCGAATGTTTTCTCCAGGTGCTCGGCATGCAAAAACATGGCCACGGTTTCATATTTATAGTCATACAAGCCGTAGAGAACGCCGATGCCCACATCGTCAATACCGGCTTGCATGGCCCGGTCCATGGCAGTGGTATGCCAGTTGTAATCCCGTTTGGGACCGGTAGGATGCAGCTGCTGGTAAGAAGGCCGATGGTATGTTTCCTGAAACAAAATATAGGTGCCGATGCCGGCTTCTTTCAGCTGGCGGTAGTCTTCAACCGTGGTGGCGGCGATGTTCACATTGACGCGG
This window harbors:
- the moaA gene encoding GTP 3',8-cyclase MoaA, whose product is MRDGFNRNIEYIRVSVTDRCNFRCLYCMPAAGVRLLEHADILTYEEILRLLSLLGRAGFRRVRLTGGEPLIRKGFADFVREVAALRYFEDIAVTTNGSLLAEMAFPLKAAGLKRVNISLDTVNVNRFSHITGGGKLSRVIEGVEAALLAGLSPVKLNVVLTDILQQSDISYFVDLVQTSPVSVRFIEYMPISQCDVSAGMSIPALKQTIETLGGLLTPTSMSYANGPAKYFRLSGSKGTFGFITPISEHFCGSCNRVRLTADGKIKPCLLSNQEYDIKTALRGEISDKNLLRLLERAITAKPAGHDLVDRMNAPGFCRNMSQIGG
- the moaC gene encoding cyclic pyranopterin monophosphate synthase MoaC, which produces MELTHFDQSGKARMVDVTEKNETKRVAVATGRIVMQPETLALIRRGEMGKGDVLGVAQVAGVMGAKKTWELIPMCHPLLLTGVKLDYTLNDTENSITVQATVSTTGKTGVEMEALTAVSVAALTVYDMCKAVDKSMTIESIQLLHKSGGKSGIYSRGDK
- a CDS encoding MOSC domain-containing protein, producing MGKGTVVAVCTSVNKGERKKNVGAAMLLPNLGLEGDAHAGFQHRQVSLLALKSIEKMRNMGLDVNPGDFAENLTIQGMELISLPVGTRLRIGKSLLEVSQIGKECHNRCAIYYQAGDCVMPKEGIFAIVRQGGPIKVGDEIEVID
- a CDS encoding molybdenum cofactor biosynthesis protein B: MYSIGIITASDKGSRGEREDVSGQVIKEILTDLGEVKHYIVVPDERMALEEQMKFMADRIHIDLILTTGGTGLGPRDVTPEATLAVIDRLVPGIPEVMRAKSLEKTSRAMLSRAVAGIRGSTLIINLPGSPKGVRECLEFILPALDHGLAIMKGEAGECARP
- a CDS encoding MFS transporter, translated to MFNWEVYTPAFISLIFANMFFWMSTNFFLPVLPVYYHGLGMNDSQVGLAIGAFAVGAVSFRLFAGKAVDRYGSVRIIAVGIVLSIGAIISYRFSHGLESAVLSRFLHGVGISTYAGAALTMASLMHEEKHTAEAVAAYTLFSMIGVGIASSTANILYQAGGILWVIVAGVTATFMSLLLFPKEAKLKIKPVAADSLPIRTVIANPGIYVPTASLLAVSLCFGTAMTFLPLLMISRGIYGLSAFYASYAVAVVVSRFWVKSLCDRLTAQRLSLYILGLFAVIMLLIEFSSSPWMLVIAGIGLGIGYGLAFPSMATIITASTQPANRGTAFGFYTMAVDVGFAAGAMIMGNLASHWGYETVFAAAACYTLTYMILYQVSFRRLLAVKG
- a CDS encoding DUF2161 family putative PD-(D/E)XK-type phosphodiesterase, whose amino-acid sequence is MKEKRTFSLREEDLYPAVRDYLISRNCTVKGEVNQCDVVAVNQAGTVLVVEMKVRVNLEVILQAALRQKVADLVYIAVPKNSKSILTKKWKSICHLLRRLGIGMLLVTFRGKTSAVEEWLEPELCGRESGKKTDSRQRKKLLAEFNRRHGDLNPGGTRRKKLITVYREMAIHIAALLAKHGPLSIKQLKERGADTEKTAGILRDNHYLWFQRIARGVYALSDQGAADLNNYREIADCYVPPQDPV
- the hydG gene encoding [FeFe] hydrogenase H-cluster radical SAM maturase HydG, which codes for MINEHQRSTDSFIDNSLIIKLLAEAKITAQSKPLVKGIIEKARAAKGLSAAEVAVLLESDDQELEQLLYQSAADIKKTIYGNRIVLFAPLYISNYCVNNCKYCGYRSGNRTQRRHRLSPEEIKKEVEILESLGHKRLALEAGEDPLNCPIDYVIDCIRAIYSVRDGAGQIRRVNVNIAATTVEDYRQLKEAGIGTYILFQETYHRPSYQQLHPTGPKRDYNWHTTAMDRAMQAGIDDVGIGVLYGLYDYKYETVAMFLHAEHLEKTFGVGPHTISVPRLRPAGGVTLDEFPYLVDDAAFKKIIAIIRLAVPYTGLILSTRENAEFRDELLVCGVSQISAGSCTGVGGYQASQAITSEDTAQFEVGDSRSPNEIIRLLCQTGYIPSFCTACYRQGRTGDRFMALAKSGDIQNVCLPNALLTLKEYLLDYADPATRAVGKTLLKQQLACIPNQKTREQTKRELDKLETGTRDLYF